A region from the Streptomyces lydicus genome encodes:
- a CDS encoding APH(3'') family aminoglycoside O-phosphotransferase, with product MSEHPGPRTVSPVLLGAGGGDGDWLPVTAGESRAVVFRSADAARYAKCVPAVDAVGLKAERDRIAWLGGQGIPGPRVLDWHSGSAGACLVTSAVPGVPADQVSAADLRDAWESIADAVLRVHEVPVGECPFRRGLDAMVDAARDVVTREAVNPEFLPVEQQRTPAAELLARLVPQIARRRGQEAVDRVVCHGDLCLPNIILDPQTLNVAGFIDLGRLGLADRYADLALLLANARETWPDEEQARAADRAFAERYGITLDHDRLRFYLHLDPLTWG from the coding sequence ATGAGCGAGCATCCCGGACCTCGGACCGTGTCGCCGGTGCTGCTCGGCGCGGGTGGCGGCGACGGTGACTGGTTGCCCGTCACCGCCGGCGAGTCGCGAGCCGTTGTCTTCCGTAGTGCGGACGCTGCCCGGTACGCCAAATGCGTGCCTGCTGTCGACGCCGTCGGCCTGAAGGCCGAGCGCGACCGGATCGCATGGCTGGGCGGCCAGGGCATACCGGGACCTCGTGTGCTCGACTGGCATTCCGGTAGTGCGGGTGCCTGCCTGGTGACCAGTGCCGTCCCTGGCGTGCCCGCTGACCAAGTGTCCGCCGCGGACCTGCGAGACGCCTGGGAAAGCATCGCGGACGCCGTCCTTCGGGTGCACGAGGTTCCCGTGGGGGAGTGCCCGTTCCGCCGGGGGCTGGACGCCATGGTCGACGCGGCGCGCGACGTCGTGACCCGCGAGGCGGTGAACCCGGAATTCCTTCCCGTCGAACAGCAGCGCACCCCGGCCGCGGAACTGCTGGCGCGCCTCGTCCCGCAGATTGCGCGGCGACGGGGCCAAGAGGCCGTCGACAGGGTCGTCTGCCACGGGGATCTGTGCCTGCCCAACATCATTCTCGACCCGCAGACGCTTAACGTGGCGGGCTTTATCGACCTGGGTCGCCTCGGGCTTGCCGACCGTTACGCAGACCTTGCGCTGCTGCTCGCCAATGCACGCGAGACATGGCCGGACGAGGAGCAGGCGCGGGCCGCGGACCGGGCGTTCGCCGAGAGGTACGGCATCACCCTCGACCACGACCGCCTGCGCTTCTACCTCCATCTCGACCCGCTGACCTGGGGTTAG